In the Triticum aestivum cultivar Chinese Spring chromosome 2B, IWGSC CS RefSeq v2.1, whole genome shotgun sequence genome, CAGTGGTGGAGCCACCCCACTGACCGAGCATGGGCAGGGTCACCGCTGGCTGGTGTTTGCCCAGTAAAACATCATTGCTAACCCATATATTGACGCTAATGCTTAATAGACTCTCTGGTTGAGCCCAGGCAGCTGCCTGGGGTCACCGTGAGCTGCTCCATCCCTGATTGTTTCCTTGCATTAACAATATATCTGGAATCGATCTGCAGCGCAGTTGTTGATAATGCTTTGTACTGGTGATATACCTAGCACACGATGAGCATATGCTCTTGAATTCTTGTTACGCTAATGTGGAAATTTCTAGCCTCCTAAAATAAACATTCTTGATGTGTGAGTGTCTCCTAAAGTGCATATGACAGCTCCTTTTAATTAAAGTGGTTTTAGTTACAGTAATAGTATATTGATTTCTCCTAATGAGTAATGACTCCTCTAGTCCTCTGACATTATAGCTTTGCTtccttatttatttctttattgtgATACGTTTTCTTGTGGCCTAATCAACAACTCTAGCTATTTGTTTCTCCATAAATCTGGAGAAGATACATATGTTGAGAAAAATGGAACTAAGTTGCTTGGAGCTGGCCGGTATGTCAGATAGTCTCCCTCTTCACCTCACTTGTTTAAATCTTCAATATTTGGGGCCTTTTAACCTGAGATGTCCCCTACAGGGAAGCGGAGCGTACATGGTCACTTAGTTGGTTGAGTGTCACTCGCTCTTGTCAGTTAATAACATTTAGTTTGCCATTGACGATAGCACAGTCCCAAGTGTTTTAAAATCCTCATGGACCTGCACGTCGTAAGTTCTGTTTTTTGATTGATTATTATGTGGGTTAGCGTTAGATAGGTTAACTGTATGAAATCAGAGTTTAGGAGGATTACTTTAAAAGGTTCTGCTTATTTCACCACAGCAAGTGTTTTATTTCATTGTGGTTGGAGAGTTTTGAAGTGTTTCAGCAAGTGCTTGCTACTAACTAATGCTTCACTTCATTTTGCAGTGGTCATTGTAATAATACTGAGGCAAATATACAACTAGGCACCCAACCAACAGTGGTACATTAGCTGTTCAGAAAGTGATGGCGGAGATTGTGATTCTTCTAGCCATTAAAAAGATTGGAACCGCCTTGGCAAATGGAGTGGCAGACCAGGCCAGCACGTTGTTTGCGAAGAACGGGAAGCAAATACTAGCGCTACAGGGCAGCATGGGTCGTGTTGCGAGGGAGCTTCGAGTAATGCATGATGTTCTCTGTCAAATGGATATCCGAAACCGCAACAATCAAGTATATGAGGGCTGGTTGGAGGAGGTACGGAAAGTAGCACATGTGATGGAGGACATGGTGGATGAGTACTTGTATCTTGTTGGTCACGAACATGATACGGGATGTTGCTTTTACCTGAAGAAAGGGTTTACGAAACCAAGATATCTGCTTTCTTTGAACCGGATTGCTTTCAAGGTGAAGGAAATAGAGAAAGACCTAACACACCTGTCTGAGACAAAAAATCGTTGGGTTCACATGATAAACAATGGGGATACTAGCAGCTCAAGTTACATTGTCAAGAGGTCCAAAGATCTAGCAAACATTTCACGCTCCCTTGATGAAGAGGATCTAGTCGGTGTGGACAAAAACAGAGATAAACTTGAGCAGTGGTTATTGAGTGACGATTTGGAACGCTCTGTGATAGCACTGCTTGGAATGGGAGGGCTTGGTAAAACATCTTTAGCTGCAAATGTCTACaggaagcatagagagaaattccaGTGCCATGCTTGGGTCTCCATCTCTCAAACTTATTCTACAGAACATGTCTTGAGGAATATAATCAAGGAACTTTCCCGAGATAAAGTCAGTGTGCTATCTAACACTGCGGCCATGGACATCACATGCCTTGAAGAAACGCTGAGGAAATTTCTAGAGCAACAGAAATATTTGATCATATTGGATGATGTTTGGACTCCAGAAGCATTTGATGACTTGTCTAGGGTGCTTATTAATAATAAAAAGGGCAGCAGACTGATGATCACAACAAGGGAAGGCGATGTTGCTGCACTTGCCTCTCAAGGACATACTTTAACACTGAAACCTTTACCAGAAGATAAGGCATGGGATCTCTTTTGTAGAAAAGCCTTTCCAAGAGATACAAATCATGAATGTCCTGCGGAGTTGTATCCTTTGTCCGAGCAAATAGTTAGCAAGTGCAAAGGCTTGCCTCTTGTTATTGTGTTAGTTGGTAGCCTCTTGCGTGTGCGTGAGAAAACTGTGGAAGAATGGAGAAGAATACATGCCCAATTAAGTTGGGAGCTAATCAACAATTCAAGACTCGATCACATAAGGAATGTTTTGCATCTGAGCTTCATCTACCTTCCAACACACTTaaaatgctgtttcttgcattgcAGCTTATTTTCAGAAGACTATTGTTTCAAAAGGAAACAACTTATACGGTTATGGACAGCAGAGGGGTTCATTGAAGAGAGGGGTGAAAGCACATTAGAAGAAGTGGCAGAAGGCTATCTGAAGGAGTTAATTGACAGAAACATGCTAGGACTTGTCAAGAGAAACTCATTTGGTAGGATGAAAGAATTCAAAATGCACGATATCTTACGTGAACTGGCACTTGACTTGTGCCAGAAGAACTGTTTTGGTGTTACATATGAGGATAAGCATGGGAGGTCTTTTGAGAGGAATGGACGTCGATTGGTATTGCACAAACAAAAGAAGGATATTCAGCAGTCATTTTCTAGTGTGCGCCGACTTCGAACATTCGTTATGCTGGACGATAGTATGGTAACATTTACTCTACTGCCTCTGCTATGTAAGGAGTCAAGATATATGACAGTGCTAGAATTAAGTGGTCTACCCATTGAGAATATTCCAGATGCTATTGGAGATCTTTTTAATCTCCGCCATTTGGGTTTGCGTGATTCAAAAGTGAAGATGCTCCCGAGTTCTGTTGAGAAGCTTTCAAATTTGTTGACACTGGACCTTCTTAGATCTGATGTACATGAGCTGCCTAGTGGGATTGTGAAACTGAAGAAGCTTAGGCACTTATTTGTTGAGAAAAGAATTAATACAGATTTGAGAGGGATTAAATGTTTCGGTGGTGTGCATGTCCCTAATGGTCTTGGAAATCTAACAAACCTGCAAACGCTACAAGCATTGGTAGCACATCATGAGTCTATTAGACATTTACGGCAGCTGAGGCAACTGAGAAGCTTGAGGTTATTGGATGTGAAGGGAAGCTATTGTGGACGTATCAGCGAGTCTCTAGTTCAGATGCAGTGTTTGTCCCATCTTGATGTGAATGCAAGTGATGAGAATGAGGTTCTCTCGTTGAATGCCCCCCTGCCAAACCTGCAaaggctacgtttgggtggacgaCTGGCGGAAGGGGCGTTGGACGCGTCTCCTCTCTTCCAAGCTGCTGGGGGGCAGAACTTGCATGTTTTGAATCTATATTGGTCACAACTGAGAGAAGACCCCCTGCCATCCCTTTCACGGCTGTCGAATTTGACGCATCTGGAATTCACCAGAGCATACAGCGGAGAGCAGCTATCATTTCTCACGGGATGGTTTCCCAAGCTAAAGATTCTCTATCTGATAGACCTGCCTAATCTGAATTGGCTAGAGATACAGCAAGGTGCCATGGCGAGCCTGGAAAGATTATACTTTGTCAACCTCAGCAGCATGATGGTGGTCCCAGCTGGCATTGAGTTCCTCATGCCCCTCCAGTCTCTAGGCTTCTTTGAAATCACTAGTGATTTCTTTTGGTTGCTGGATCAATGTTCTGCAATTCTAGGGACACAGTGGCGGTATACTCTCCGAGATTGACCTGCCACACTGGTTGGGAAATGTGTAATGCACCCGGAGGTATAATGTCCGGGTTTCTCTGCTTTTTCACATACTACACATCATTTGCTGCTTGTTCCACCTCTGCTAAGGTGCAGTTACCGCCTGTGtttgctactgctactactgttctAGTCATCATGTGCTTTTGCTTGTGAAATGTGATGGTATTTCCTACTGACTGATTCCGGCTGTGGCTTATTATAAGACTGCAAGCGAGTTGTGTTTTCGTATCCAAACTAGTTTTCGCTTAACTTGTTTAAACTGTGTACTGTTATTTCACGCGCGTGTGTGTGCTTGTTGTGAACCTATTTCAGCTGTGGCTGTTAAATAATAAGAAAACTTGGCTTGTGAGTCATAAGTAATGCCCAGACACTCATTTTTCTTATAATTATGGTTGCTGCCTGTCTGTTTAATTGCTAGCCTTGCTCTGTTCCCTTTTGTATATCTTATTTTGGACGTATGTGTATGGTGTTTCTTTCTTGGACTACGTTTCTTGTTTTCTTGAGCAATACACTGATGGATGATCATGACAATGTTTGGAAGGCTACATCATGTTTACATATGTCCTTAAGTTTTCAAAATTCGCTGACACGGAGGAGTGAGGAGGCAACCGATGAGCTAACCATCCATGACCAAAATATTTCTAAGATGATATGAAGAGTTGCAGCAGAAGATGAAACAAGACACTTTCCCAAAAGAAATATGCAGACTTCCGACATGAGATATATTAGGGGTAAGCTGAAGTGGCATGCCCATGCATGTGTATCCCAAAGCTTAGTTACAGCCTTCAAACATAGTTACTCAGGACGGTAAGCTTTGACAACTACTCCCATTGTTcacaaaatactccctccattcataaataagtgatgtggttttagttcaaagatAATATCCCTGACTTGTGACCAAACAGCGTCACAACTGCCTCAAGTTTTCAAACCCTTCTTGCACTCTAAATGCAGGAAATAACCAACTCACTGAATTAATGTCAGACACACCTTCCATttatttgaagaaaaaaaatcctagaaatcTCGTTTATTTGAAGTTGATTGCAGGTGGGCGCAGGGCCACTCCTCCCAATTTTTTGCTAGAATACTTCTTATACACCACCTGCAACTTGCTCTGAGGGGCAGTCGAGTGTGCGGTGACCAGGATCTTTGCACTATATCTGAAATCATCACAGAAACACAGAGAGTTATTCAAGCTACAAGAGTGTGTAAAGTCATTGTTGTGCCTTCTTACATTAGCTGTGATTCAGTAAAGCCAGTATAGTGTTTGAGAGTGCGAGTCCATGGATCGGTCTTCTTGAGTGTGAGCCTGGCTGCatagacagcagcagcagcaaccatggAGGGCTTGGACGGCACCAGCGCATATTGCATCAGTGCCAGTTCAGCAAAAAAGGACACCATGTTCATCATCTGCATCCATCGAGAGAGAGAAACTTCGGTAAGCAAACTCGTTCCTTTACCGTGCAAATACATCTGAATTTACATATGGTACATTGTATTCTTTACCTCCCAATAGTTCTTCAAATTGAAGTAAGACGCAGCCATGGCAAAGCGCGCAAGGAACACATAAGGTGTAGGAACTGTCAGGTTCCATCCAAGCCGATTGAGAATGGCTTTCTCCATCCTCAGTATCTGCTTCCTGGAGTAGGCATTGTCTGTTATACAGACCAAATCCCTCACCTGCAGGTGTGTATATACAACCAATCAGAACATGGACT is a window encoding:
- the LOC123039507 gene encoding cyclin-B1-1; amino-acid sequence: MDMQLQRLVIQDIDKVGGDNQLTFMDYVNDLYKFYKVAENERRPRDYIHSQVHLSSKMQAILVDWIIEVHDEFDLMPETLYLTAYIIDRYLTKQLVLRRELQLVGVSALLIACKYEEVMFPQVRDLVCITDNAYSRKQILRMEKAILNRLGWNLTVPTPYVFLARFAMAASYFNLKNYWEMMNMVSFFAELALMQYALVPSKPSMVAAAAVYAARLTLKKTDPWTRTLKHYTGFTESQLIYSAKILVTAHSTAPQSKLQVVYKKYSSKKLGGVALRPPAINFK
- the LOC123047041 gene encoding disease resistance protein RPM1, whose protein sequence is MAEIVILLAIKKIGTALANGVADQASTLFAKNGKQILALQGSMGRVARELRVMHDVLCQMDIRNRNNQVYEGWLEEVRKVAHVMEDMVDEYLYLVGHEHDTGCCFYLKKGFTKPRYLLSLNRIAFKVKEIEKDLTHLSETKNRWVHMINNGDTSSSSYIVKRSKDLANISRSLDEEDLVGVDKNRDKLEQWLLSDDLERSVIALLGMGGLGKTSLAANVYRKHREKFQCHAWVSISQTYSTEHVLRNIIKELSRDKVSVLSNTAAMDITCLEETLRKFLEQQKYLIILDDVWTPEAFDDLSRVLINNKKGSRLMITTREGDVAALASQGHTLTLKPLPEDKAWDLFCRKAFPRDTNHECPAELYPLSEQIVSKCKGLPLVIVLVGSLLRVREKTVEEWRRIHAQLSWELINNSRLDHIRNVLHLSFIYLPTHLKCCFLHCSLFSEDYCFKRKQLIRLWTAEGFIEERGESTLEEVAEGYLKELIDRNMLGLVKRNSFGRMKEFKMHDILRELALDLCQKNCFGVTYEDKHGRSFERNGRRLVLHKQKKDIQQSFSSVRRLRTFVMLDDSMVTFTLLPLLCKESRYMTVLELSGLPIENIPDAIGDLFNLRHLGLRDSKVKMLPSSVEKLSNLLTLDLLRSDVHELPSGIVKLKKLRHLFVEKRINTDLRGIKCFGGVHVPNGLGNLTNLQTLQALVAHHESIRHLRQLRQLRSLRLLDVKGSYCGRISESLVQMQCLSHLDVNASDENEVLSLNAPLPNLQRLRLGGRLAEGALDASPLFQAAGGQNLHVLNLYWSQLREDPLPSLSRLSNLTHLEFTRAYSGEQLSFLTGWFPKLKILYLIDLPNLNWLEIQQGAMASLERLYFVNLSSMMVVPAGIEFLMPLQSLGFFEITSDFFWLLDQCSAILGTQWRYTLRD